The proteins below come from a single Corylus avellana chromosome ca3, CavTom2PMs-1.0 genomic window:
- the LOC132174856 gene encoding elongation factor G-2, chloroplastic: MAAETVRVSASSLCNFSINGSQRRPAIPLSPARFLGLRPRRPLASSSSSEFLGSVRLNSVSSKRSTSQSRGKFSVFAMASDESKRTVPLKDYRNIGIMAHIDAGKTTTTERVLYYTGRNYKIGEVHEGTATMDWMEQEQERGITITSAATTTFWNKHRINIIDTPGHVDFTLEVERALRVLDGAICLFDSVAGVEPQSETVWRQADKYGVPRICFVNKMDRLGANFFRTRDMIVTNLGAKPLVIQIPVGSEDNFRGVVDLVKMKAIIWSGEELGAKFVYEDIPADLQELAQEYRSQMIETIVDLDDQAMENYLEGVEPDEETIKKLVRKGTISSSFVPVLCGSAFKNKGVQPLLDAVVDYLPSPLDVPPMKGTDPENPEVTIERPPSDDEPFSGLAFKIMSDSFVGSLTFVRVYAGRLTAGSYVLNANKGKKERIGRLLEMHANSREDVKVALTGDIIALAGLKDTITGETLCDPENPIVLERMDFPDPVIKVAIEPKTKADVDKMATGLIKLAQEDPSFHFSRDEEINQTVIEGMGELHLEIIVDRLKREYKVEANVGAPQVNYRESISRVSEVKYVHKKQSGGQGQFADITVRFEPMESGSGYEFKSEIKGGAVPREYIPGVMKGLEECMSNGVLAGFPVVDVRAVLVDGSYHDVDSSVLAFQLAARGAFREGVRKAAPKMLEPIMKVEVVTPEEHLGDVIGDLNSRRGQINSFSDKPGGLKVVDSLVPLAEMFQYVSTLRGMTKGRASYTMQLAKFDVVPQYIQDQLATKEQQVAA, translated from the exons ATGGCGGCAGAGACAGTGAGAGTGTCAGCTTCGTCATTGTGCAATTTCAGTATCAATGGGTCTCAGAGAAGGCCTGCCATCCCTCTCTCCCCAGCTCGCTTTCTGGGTCTTCGTCCTCGACGACCActcgcttcttcttcttcttccgagTTCCTTGGCTCTGTGCGCCTCAACTCAGTATCTTCCAAGCGCTCCACTTCTCAGAGCAGAGGAAAATTCTCTGTCTTCGCCATGGCCTCTGACG AGTCAAAGCGTACAGTACCATTGAAGGATTATCGCAATATTGGAATTATGGCTCACATTGATGCAGGAAAAACTACTACTACCGAACGGGTTCTTTACTATACGGGAAGAAACTATAAAATAGGGGAGGTACATGAAGGGACAGCTACAATGGATTGGATGGAGCAAGAACAAGAAAGAGGGATTACCATAACATCTGCTGCAACTACCACATTTTGGAACAAACACCGGATTAACATTATTGATACTCCTGGACATGTCGACTTCACCCTTGAAGTGGAGCGGGCTCTAAGGGTATTGGATGGCGCTATATGCTTGTTTGATAGTGTTGCTGGTGTGGAACCACAATCTGAAACTGTGTGGAGGCAAGCTGATAAATATGGGGTACCAAGAATATGCTTTGTCAATAAGATGGATCGTCTTGGAGCAAACTTTTTCCGGACAAGAGACATGATAGTGACAAATTTGGGTGCTAAACCTCTGGTGATTCAAATACCAGTGGGTTCTGAAGATAATTTTCGGGGAGTTGTTGATCTTGTGAAGATGAAAGCTATAATTTGGTCAGGAGAAGAGTTGGGTGCTAAGTTTGTGTATGAGGATATTCCAGCAGATCTTCAGGAGCTGGCACAAGAGTATCGGTCACAGATGATAGAAACCATAGTTGATTTAGATGATCAAGCTATGGAGAACTACCTAGAAGGAGTTGAGCCTGATGAGGAAACCATTAAGAAATTAGTAAGGAAAGGAACCATCTCGAGCAgttttgtcccagttttatgtGGCTCAGCTTTTAAAAATAAGGGAGTTCAACCATTGCTTGATGCTGTGGTTGATTATTTGCCTTCTCCACTTGACGTGCCACCAATGAAGGGGACTGACCCAGAAAACCCAGAAGTGACAATTGAAAGGCCTCCAAGTGATGATGAACCATTTTCCGGACTTGCTTTCAAGATCATGAGCGATTCATTTGTGGGATCCCTTACATTTGTGAGAGTGTATGCGGGGAGGCTGACAGCGGGGTCCTATGTACTAAATGcgaacaaaggaaaaaaagagaggattGGTAGACTTCTAGAAATGCATGCAAACAGTAGAGAGGACGTTAAGGTAGCTTTAACGGGTGACATAATTGCTCTTGCTGGTCTAAAAGACACCATTACAGGTGAAACATTGTGTGATCCTGAGAACCCCATTGTGCTTGAACGGATGGACTTCCCTGATCCTGTGATTAAGGTTGCGATTGAACCTAAAACTAAAGCTGATGTTGATAAGATGGCAACTGGGTTGATCAAACTTGCTCAAGAAGACCCTTCTTTCCACTTCTCAAGGGATGAAGAGATCAACCAGACCGTAATTGAAGGAATGGGGGAATTGCACCTTGAGATCATTGTGGATCGGCTCAAGAGGGAGTATAAG GTGGAAGCTAACGTTGGTGCTCCCCAAGTAAACTACCGAGAAAGCATTTCTAGAGTCTCTGAAGTGAAGTATGTTCACAAGAAACAGTCCGGTGGACAAGGGCAGTTTGCTGACATAACTGTAAGGTTTGAACCTATGGAATCAGGTAGTGGATATGAATTCAAGAGTGAAATCAAGGGAGGTGCAGTGCCCAGAGAATACATTCCGGGAGTGATGAAAGGATTGGAGGAGTGTATGAGTAATGGTGTGCTTGCAGGCTTTCCTGTTGTTGATGTACGTGCTGTGCTAGTAGATGGTTCTTACCATGATGTTGATTCAAGTGTCCTGGCATTCCAGCTGGCGGCCAGAGGAGCTTTCCGTGAAGGGGTGAGGAAGGCTGCCCCAAAGATGCTTGAACCTATAATGAAAGTTGAAGTTGTCACGCCTGAAGAACATTTAGGGGATGTGATTGGCGATCTAAACTCAAGGAGAGGTCAGATCAACAGCTTTAGTGACAAACCTGGTGGTCTCAAG GTAGTTGATTCGCTGGTCCCTCTGGCAGAGATGTTCCAATATGTTAGCACACTCCGAGGCATGACAAAAGGTCGTGCATCCTACACCATGCAATTAGCCAAGTTTGATGTTGTCCCTCAATACATCCAGGATCAGCTTGCCACCAAGGAGCAACAAGTTGCTGCTTAA